The genomic DNA CGCTGAGACAGTTTTTTTCGCCGGAGCTGGTCGGTCGCTCCAAGCAGCCGGCTCAGTGTGCGTTTGTCGCGCGGTATGCCTGGCTGGGGGAGCAACTGCGGTTCGACCCGATTCAGCTCCCACCCATGCCGTGCGAACGGTTCGAACGATGGATCGAGGAGTTTCATGCTCGATCCGTCACGCTCGTGTTCCCGTCGGCCTTCATGAACAATCCGGCTTCCATGTTCGGCCACACCTTCTTGCGCATCGATCAAGAAGGACAAACGGCTCAGACTCGTTTGCTGGCCTATACGATCAACTTTGCGGCCGACGTCCCTCCGGATGAAGGTCTCGCCTATCCGGTGCGCGGCATTTTCGGCGGCTACCGGGGGCAGTTCTCTACCGTCCCCTATTACCTGAAGGTGCAGGAATATCGGGACATCGAAAATCGCGATATCTGGGAGTATCGACTGAATCTTCACGATCGGCAGATCCGCCGGCTCCTCATGCACGCCTGGGAACTTGGGAACGCGTCGTTTGACTATTTTTTCTTCAAGGAAAATTGTTCGTACCACCTGTTGTCGTTGCTGGAGTATGCGGATCCCTCGCTGCACCTCATCGAACGGTTCCGTTTCTGGACTATTCCGGCCGACACGGTTCGAGCGCTTGCCGCCGAGGCGAGCCTCGTACAAGAAATTGCTTTTCGCCCGTCCCGTGTGACGCTCATTCGTCGTAAACGAGAACACTTGACGGACTCGGAGCATAGGCTGGTGAAGCGATTGGTGGGCGATGCGTCGGCCGCTCAATCGGAGGCTGTTCGGAGTCTGCCGCTCTCCCGCCAGGCGTTCGTGCTGGATGTCGCGTCCGACTATGTGCGGTACAAGGCTGAGCGCGACGAGGCGCAGGCGGCGACGGCTCGAGATCACAACCGGCAGATCCTGACCGCACGGAGTCTCTTGCGAATTCCGTCAGAGGATCTCTCGATTGCTCCCTTCGCCATGCAGCCGGAGCTGGGGCACAAGACATCGCGCGCAAGTCTGGGGGCAGGTTGGCGCAATGACGACAGCTACGAAGAGGTTGGTGTGCGGATGGCGTATCACGATCTGCTGGATCCGGAACCCGGCTATACCCCGGATGCGCAGATCGAAGTGGGCTCGATCAGTGTGCGCCATTACAATCGAGCGGACCAGACAAGAATCGAACGGGCCACCCTGCTGAACGTGCTGTCGCTTTCGCCGATCGATAGTCTGTTTCATGCGCCGTCGTGGAAATTAAATATTGGCATGCAGACAATCAGCCATCGCGAATGCCAGTTGTGCAGTAACTGGAATTTCAACGGCGGGATCGGGGCGGCCGCGGAAACACATATGCTCCGCCGCGAAGTATGGTTTGCGTTTGCCGAGGTGGAGGGGAATTACAGTCGAGCCTATGAGGAGAGGCATCGGGTCGGCGGCGGAGCGTCTGTCGGCTTTTATGCCGATCTGGCCGAGCGGTGGCGGCTGCTGGCTTCGACCAGCTACTTGCGGTATGCGTTGGGTGAAAGGACCGACGATGTGCGCTGGTCGGTGGGCCAGCGGTATACGCTCGCGCAGAATTGGGCGCTTCGCCTGGAGTACAGTCACCGCGATCACGACAATGATGTACTGTTCACCGTGCAGGCATTTTTTTAGCTTGCCTGCACGGCGGACTGGAAATTTCGGAGATTACGGAATGGGCGGGGACTGGGTCAGGCTGGAGAGAGGAGGCGCTGCGGATGTGGCCACGCCTTCGATTGGCTTAAGCGTGACGGCCACCGCGTCGGGTTCGATCGTATACCCGCCACCGCTCAAGACATCAACCAGAATTCCGACCAATCCCCCTAGAATCACATTTCCCGCTACCCACCAGGAAAGGTGGCTTTCGACTCTCGACTGATTCTCCTCGAATCCTTCTTTGGTCAGCACCACCGCATGGTCCTTTTTGCGCTCGACCTTGGTGGCTAGGGGCGTGACGCCTCGTTCCGTCCCATCGATGACGACTTTCGCGCCGGCCGGTTCCGAGGAAACGTTGAGTTCTTCGTTGCCACCCAGGTGAACGATCGTGGCGCAGCCGGACACGACGCTGCTCAAAGCAAGGAGGAAAGTGGTCAGGATTGCTCGAATGGTCATTACGCGCATGGTACGTCCTCAGGCTGTGTTGATGGTCGCCAGATCGTGTGTTTTGGCCGGTAAGCTCCTGGTCCAAAGAAAATTCTAGCAGGTGTTCGTCAGAGGTCAACGCAGCCGAATGGCTTGAAGTGTGGGTTTTCGATGGGCGGAAATACTCCGGGCTCGTGGATGATTGGAAAAACGAACGTGCCTCCGTACGGTCGGCTCTTCTACATCGCCTGACACCTCGAACGCACATCGTTGCGCTGAGTTTCGGTCTCAGCCTGTTGAGTCACCCCATCAACGGCCCCTTCTCAGTGGGGCCGTAAGGCCCTAGGGTTTGTACGGCCCTGTTCGACGGCTCTTGCGCGTGAACCGGCTTTGCGATTGACAAGCCCGGAGAGGTTACCTATACTCCCGCCACGTAGAGCCCCAACTTGGTGGGCGCCATCAACTAACCTCGAGAGGGAGGACTTATGAAGAAGGTGACCGTCTTGTTTTCTCTGAGCCTGATCAGCGCAGCGTATCTCAGCCTCACGGGCTGTCAGATCGTGGCGTCTCCGATGGCGGGTGGAATCTACAATGAAACGAAGTACGGCGATGTGGCCACGACCCACAACAGCGCCACGAAGGAAGGTAAGGCCTGCGGTACCTCGATTCTGGGCTGGGTAGCAACGGGTGATGCCAGCGTCTCGGCGGCGAAAGCGGCCGGCGGAATCACCACGGTGGCTTCCGTTGATCACTCGGCGAAGAACATTCTCGGCATCCTTGGCGAATGGTGCACGATCGTTAAGGGCAGCTGATCCGGTTTGTTATCCCTCTGAGAAAGGGTCTTCGGGATACTCTCCCGGAGACCCTTTTTTTCTTTCTTCGTTCAGTGGCCTCCTACATGGTACGGTACGACGTGTATGTGGCTTCCCATCTTCCTGTGTTTTCTCTTAGGTTCCCTCTGGCATCCGCTCGCAGCCGGCAGCGCGGAATTCGGCCAAATCGATCTGGGCGGGTATTTGCTGGGGAGTTGGCCGAGGGACCAGACCCTCTTCAACCAGGGCGATACGGTGCCGGCTTCAGTGCAGCATGGCTTCGGCGCGGGGTTGAAAATCGGCCTCTTTCCCCATGCCACGCGCCGGATGCTCGGAATCGAGATTGATTCCTACGGGCATGGCGGCGCACTTTCCTTCCCGAATACAGCGAACGGACAGAACAACGGGACCGGACGCTCAAGCTTGCTGGTGTTGAATACGATGGTCAACCTGGTGCTCCGGTATCCGGGTGAGGTGGTGACACCGTATATCGGAATCGGTGGCGGCTGGTCGCATGGGACTTTGCTCAATCCCAATATCATCGGACGGGTCGACAAGGATTTCGAGTCCGCGCGCGCATTCGGTCATCAGTATCTGGCGGGGGCTCAGGTCATGGTGAGTCCGAAGGTCTATGTCTTCGGAGAGTATCGTTACTTCTCTGCCAACTACCATTGGGACGGCCTCGCGGTAGATTTTCACGTTCATTATGGAGTGGTCGGGGTTGGGCTGCGGTTCTAAGCTGCCATGAGTCTGCTCGATCAATTCTTTGTCTATCATCCGGAGCCGTGGAAAGAGGGCGATTGGTCCGCCGCCGGCGGCGTGCCGTTGGAGGATGTCTGGTTTCAGGCTGCCGATGGGACGAAACTGTTCGGTTGGTATGCGGAGCAGTCTGCTGCTTCTCCGTTCCTGCTGTGGTGTCACGGCAATGCCGGCAATATGGTCCATCGGTTGGACAATCTCCGTGCCCTATATCGGTTGGGGCTCTCGGTGTTTCTCTTCGATTATCGAGGATATGGGAGGAGCCAGGGGCGGCCGTCGGAAAACGGGCTGTATCAGGATGCGATCGGGGCCTATGACTATCTCACGCGCGTTCGTCGAATCAGGCCGGAACGTCTGGTGATTGTCGGTCGCTCGCTGGGAGGCGCGGTGGCCGGGGAACTGGCGACGCAGCGGCCTGCCATGGGGCTGTTGCTGGAGTCCTGCTTCCCTTCGATCGAGGCCGTGGCCCGCCATCATTATATGGGTTTGCCGCTGCACTGGCTGCTGGGAGCCTCGTTTCGATTAGAGGATCGGCTCCCACATCTGTCATTGCCCAAGCTGTTCGTGCACGGAGATCGTGACGACATTATCCCGATCGAATTGGGCCAACGGGCCTTTGCCGCCGCGAAAGCGCCGAAGGAGTTCTACATCGTGCGCGGGGCCGATCACAACGATGTGCCGTCGGTCGGCGGGCGGGCCTATTTTGCCAAACTGTCCGCCTTCATTGCCGCTGCGCTCGGTCGCTGAGGTGGTGAGAGGCGCTCCGCACCTTCTGCGTTTTTTCTGGTCAGCATGGACTCGCTTGGTAAGATGCGATGGAGCGATCGCGTGTTCGGCCGTGAGGTCGGCATGAGGCCTCGTCATCATCTGGCAGCTGTCCGTATATTCTGCTAGAGTGCGTCCGCTTGCCGCACTGGATAGGTGCGGCGGTTCAGTCGAATCGGGCATGATGGGCTCTCGGTGAGGAGGCATGGTGCATCGGATAGGGGTGAACGCAAGAAGGTTCGTGAGGGTGGTGTGTGCAGGCGCGGTCTTGACGGTGGTGGGATGTGCCGGCGGGCCGTCTCAAACCGCGTTGAATACAAGTGCCGGGGTGGACCCCGTTGCACGGGCGGAGTCTCGAGGCCAGGGGGTGAAGACAGTTCAGGTCGCTGTGGCCCCAGCCGTCTCGTCCAATGTGATTTTGGTAGCGAATAAGAACGCTCCGCCTGCGGCTACGGAACCGACTGTCGAACCGGCCGAAGATCCGTTTTACGATCCGTTTGCCAAAAGCGACGAGCCTGCGGGGGGGGAAGAATATGACCCGTGGGAGCCGCTCAATACGAAAGTGTTCGAATTCAACAGGCAAGTGGACCGCTGGGTCCTCAAGCCGGCTGCGCAGGGGTATAACGCGGTGGTGCCGAACCCGGTGCAGATCGGGATCAGTAACCTGTTCTATAACATCCGCTTTCCGTCCCGGCTGATCAACAATCTCGCCCAGGGCAAATTATCCGGTGCCGGCACCGAGGTCGGCCGGTTCCTGCTGAACAGCACCTTCGGATTAGGTGGGCTGGTCGATGTCGCGAAGTATATGGACATCACGACGCCTGAAGAAGATACCGGGCAGACATTGGGGTATTACGGCA from Nitrospira sp. ND1 includes the following:
- a CDS encoding VacJ family lipoprotein; translated protein: MKTVQVAVAPAVSSNVILVANKNAPPAATEPTVEPAEDPFYDPFAKSDEPAGGEEYDPWEPLNTKVFEFNRQVDRWVLKPAAQGYNAVVPNPVQIGISNLFYNIRFPSRLINNLAQGKLSGAGTEVGRFLLNSTFGLGGLVDVAKYMDITTPEEDTGQTLGYYGMKPGPYVVLPFLPPFTLRDLIGYVGDIALNPINWMVFPIIEVNGIPSLVAHHNRTTSSIAQIGGRVEEILNDRSLNLEKFQGVEEATLDLYTAVKNAYIQKRRNAIRE
- a CDS encoding DUF4105 domain-containing protein produces the protein MMPGLRSSAGALFAFLLPIVPILFPLVVIFLLATSVSAEDPPTPYLTQLLQQARQARLADAREWHLLLHYRANLFGGYTSEQDDPGFFLAPEGKTDPQAELDATLRQFFSPELVGRSKQPAQCAFVARYAWLGEQLRFDPIQLPPMPCERFERWIEEFHARSVTLVFPSAFMNNPASMFGHTFLRIDQEGQTAQTRLLAYTINFAADVPPDEGLAYPVRGIFGGYRGQFSTVPYYLKVQEYRDIENRDIWEYRLNLHDRQIRRLLMHAWELGNASFDYFFFKENCSYHLLSLLEYADPSLHLIERFRFWTIPADTVRALAAEASLVQEIAFRPSRVTLIRRKREHLTDSEHRLVKRLVGDASAAQSEAVRSLPLSRQAFVLDVASDYVRYKAERDEAQAATARDHNRQILTARSLLRIPSEDLSIAPFAMQPELGHKTSRASLGAGWRNDDSYEEVGVRMAYHDLLDPEPGYTPDAQIEVGSISVRHYNRADQTRIERATLLNVLSLSPIDSLFHAPSWKLNIGMQTISHRECQLCSNWNFNGGIGAAAETHMLRREVWFAFAEVEGNYSRAYEERHRVGGGASVGFYADLAERWRLLASTSYLRYALGERTDDVRWSVGQRYTLAQNWALRLEYSHRDHDNDVLFTVQAFF
- a CDS encoding alpha/beta hydrolase, which codes for MSLLDQFFVYHPEPWKEGDWSAAGGVPLEDVWFQAADGTKLFGWYAEQSAASPFLLWCHGNAGNMVHRLDNLRALYRLGLSVFLFDYRGYGRSQGRPSENGLYQDAIGAYDYLTRVRRIRPERLVIVGRSLGGAVAGELATQRPAMGLLLESCFPSIEAVARHHYMGLPLHWLLGASFRLEDRLPHLSLPKLFVHGDRDDIIPIELGQRAFAAAKAPKEFYIVRGADHNDVPSVGGRAYFAKLSAFIAAALGR
- a CDS encoding outer membrane protein — encoded protein: MWLPIFLCFLLGSLWHPLAAGSAEFGQIDLGGYLLGSWPRDQTLFNQGDTVPASVQHGFGAGLKIGLFPHATRRMLGIEIDSYGHGGALSFPNTANGQNNGTGRSSLLVLNTMVNLVLRYPGEVVTPYIGIGGGWSHGTLLNPNIIGRVDKDFESARAFGHQYLAGAQVMVSPKVYVFGEYRYFSANYHWDGLAVDFHVHYGVVGVGLRF
- a CDS encoding TRL-like family protein; amino-acid sequence: MKKVTVLFSLSLISAAYLSLTGCQIVASPMAGGIYNETKYGDVATTHNSATKEGKACGTSILGWVATGDASVSAAKAAGGITTVASVDHSAKNILGILGEWCTIVKGS
- a CDS encoding PEGA domain-containing protein, with the translated sequence MRVMTIRAILTTFLLALSSVVSGCATIVHLGGNEELNVSSEPAGAKVVIDGTERGVTPLATKVERKKDHAVVLTKEGFEENQSRVESHLSWWVAGNVILGGLVGILVDVLSGGGYTIEPDAVAVTLKPIEGVATSAAPPLSSLTQSPPIP